In the Corythoichthys intestinalis isolate RoL2023-P3 chromosome 18, ASM3026506v1, whole genome shotgun sequence genome, CACATAAATGCTTGTTTAAAAttagtgatccctcactacttcgcgtttgaaactttgcgccctctgtccatcgcggattttctttcaattaaaaaaaaaatacagaagagCTGTCCTGAGCCGATAGCGGagtctccctctccctgctctttgttagtcaggcagtgagtgcactggagttgtttattaaggtaaatgatgattgacagatgtttaatGTTTGAAGTTCGGTTCTTTTGCAAGATCaatgcgccgcatgcgtcaatcaccgTTTTACTTGTTTAAACAGTTGCTGCGGCATCTCATtcgaagtgagcagcttgagcggaatttgagtggactcactgaagaagcatttaataaagccaagcatttctctgctttattcttgttcttgggacagtaacatgtttaaaacttaacataattattacatttcaagtgcttaaaagccatttattaaaataaatatttacacataaaagttttttgaattatactttggaaaaaatgtgaaaaaacgtCATATATTTATATCTCTttacaatgctaaatctgaatgaatacattgaacacatccaaaaaaaaactttttgtgggGTGGTTGggggctactttgcggtttttcacttgtcgcagtgggttctggtccccattaaccgcaaaaaacgagggatctctGCATTTTCCCATGTGTTTAATTTGAATTGCGCTGCGTTATTAAGATTATTGAATACACTTTTTCTGATTAAAACCTCTGCCTTGTTAAGGGGATAATTTTCAGACGACACttgttaattatgtttttttttttttttttttaaatgcgctATCGTACTTGGTTTAAAATGTTTGACAATCACCCCTGCAGCCAACTTTTCATTtgtccttcaaaataaaatagtCAGTCATCCTCATTGTTGCAGTTGTATCATTTATCAATACACAatttttgaaatgtttattttaggaACTTGTACCAAAAGAGGCCACGTgggtaatgtatatatattcaacagccAGTTTTCTTTACATAAATACTTTGCTCTGAGTAAATAGTTGACATCACATCCTGcctcacacatacacacaccctGATTTGTGACAGTTAGTGCTGTGCGATATGACGCTACATATACTATACTAAACTTTCTATTGGCATAATTCCCATCCATCATCACAATTATTTACTGAACAGACCATTTTGCGCTTATTCATCAACTCTCTTTCAGtgcggctcttttcatccttttcCTGTGGATTGAAATGGGTTCATCACTCGTagccatccaatccatttgaagtaggagtgATGGCAGCGATccagcttcaaatggattggacgtctatcacaatcaacggcagccaatggaCTTCTACTAGTATATTTATCTACCATTGATACATTTTATCACCACATACCGTTAGGAATAGCTAAGTATTGAAGTCTTTAACATCCGCCGATCCGAACGGGTGACCAATAAGCCACTGGACTCAAACATTAGGTGGGAATTGACCTCAGACTGCTAGCTTTAAAAGCGGTTAAATCCACTACTACTTCGTCAACAATACATTATTAACAAATTGTACAGAATTAAAACATTGACTGACAATCAATAAATTATGAGGTGTTTGAACACATAGCGACTAGAAAAGAATTACCTACTAAAAACAGCAATGATATACGCAACTATGAAAACAGCAAGGCATGTCGGAAATCGCCCAACTGACCGTATATGAGTGATGAATTGCAAATTATGCTAACAGACTATACAGTTGTCTCAAACTGTAAAAACCACTAACAAGTATTGATAGATGTCTTAAATGtgtgcaaaaatatgttacagtgTTACAACACTACTTATATGAAGGCATATTGCTCTCGTCATATGAAATAACCTAGATCGTGCTAGAGTTTTCTCTTGCTGTGTACCTTTTCATGCTGCCTTCAGGTGAAAACAAGTGTGAGAATGTATTTCCCTGGTGACTAAATGTAATCTGTGCTTCCTTGAAGTTCTCACGTAacacactggctgccattgatggcgctagatgtcccCTGCTTAAGGGGTCGTCACTTCTTTTTCTTGAAAATCTTATTGAAGGCGTTTCTGCGACGGCCGCCCCCCGAAGCCTCGCCCTCCTCACGTCCCTCTTCTACGGGGCTCCGCCTCGGGTGCGTGGGGAAGGCCGAGTAGAGGACGGGGCTGTCGGCGGTATCGGCCGTGAAGCACAGCGAGCGAGTGGAGCAGGAGGAGGCCAGGATGGCGGAGGAGGGTCCCCTCAGCTCCCCGAGGCTGGAGCTCTTCCCCATGCTTCCTCCTACTCCTCTTTCAATCCCGGGGCTCCAACCCTGCGGGGGCCTCGCCTGCGAGCCGTACGGGCTTTGCGAGTCGCCGTGGTAAAACGGAAGAGGCGAATCAGAGTCGGAGCGATCCATAATGTCCCTGAAGGAGAAAAGGACTTAGTGAACATTTTTATGCAATTCAAATATTATTCAtttatcgtattggcccgaatacaagactgtgttttttgcattgaaataagactgaaaaagtcgcggtctagacattatatccattcacaagatggcgccagatatcattgaagcgatgttctgtcatgacagatctcagctgctctcaagtttaaccagtttgcattattttatttcaatgtttttccttattcagatttgtttcaagactgcagttacagttagacttcactttgatggttaatgcagttattgcaattttgttgttttatcacaatagattggtttatttacatttcaaaaaccagaagccattcatttacgaatgtgattgcactttagtttatatatttaaatgttcggatattaagatttgaatgaggcaaaataacatgctttttctctcaaatatattgttataatcatttgtttaactattttctgtagaaaaaataatttggtgttcaaaaattcttttttcaaacttgagtcttgacaaAGAGGGgggcgtcttataatcagggccgtcttatattcgggccaatactgtataactTTTCATttccattttgggggaaaaacagCCAACATTCaatttatactgtatttttcaatttggggatttaattaaaaataacagtaaatattgtcttatattttaaaaactttattttgttaaaaaaaaaaaaaattaaaacagtaaatattctcctAGACCTAGAAAAATTTGATATACTTTTACCATACTTTTTACTCTTAAGTCGAttggtgaagaaaaaacgctactcttgctccgttactttgggctacacaagagccgttacatttttcctctgtattagatttttttttttgccagcgctaccaatttcaccaatgagatgtcacaacaataatcacatgactccattacaccaatcagacgcaatttgccgttctgtgatcatgccagcctgttGAATCACGTGGTTTTTAAAGCACCGTTGAAACTGGAAgtgtttgacatagagcgctgccctcaacatgactcgaaagcacggattttaacacctctcccaatttttatttggcaccgattgaccaccgaaaaccggagatatgatccttttaatttcataatagtaactatgaaggtactactcactattcaaactaggaagtaTTCTCTGCACTAGTGggcgctcatgctctttggacaaataatgcttcgtTTCTGTCATTTTCTTCCTTTcgctgaaatgtttttttttttttttttggtatttcttTGCCTCGATGTGGTTTTATAATGGGTtactgtacagtatcattaaaaCAACAGTCACCCTTTGAAACTGTTGATCGCCTTCACaaaatggttgtttttttttaactagatAATTTtgagctgagaaaaaaataccattgttttaaaaaatatccaACAAAAATgccagcagttactcacaatgttactcattacttgattattttttcaccaaatacttttttacttgtacttgagtacattttttggatgactacttttacttgagtaacattattttgaagtaacgctactcttacttgagtaaaatatttggcttactctacccacctctgcctgcGACTAAGCaccaataaagcaaacacacccTTCCTGTTTCCATCTACTAACCTCTGAGAGCTGAACATCATGGTGGAATCTCCCATCCTTTGCTGCAGGGGTATCAGATTCTGAGCTGCTGGACATACAAAAAGAGTTAAGAACAGTATATACAACTCACAAAAAAGAGTTAAAGTCCAAGAGAATTCAACTACACTATGGCTCTATCCTTTAGGTTTTTGCCAGTATTGGATCAAATTCAAAAGATCGTGATGAACCAACCAGAGAGTTTCCATGGTGAATGGTTGTCTGCGATGCTACCCAGTGGCCAGAGGTCACTCACTCGTCGGTCCATCTGCCAGGCAGCATCTGAGGGCAACCAATCAGGAGAGATACATGGAACCACCCTCCCAGTCttgcacagtcaatggcagcaaatgagttaaatacagtAGCTGTTTTGCAGTCTAGATGCTTTTTGTAGTGGGCCGAGTCACCGTAAACTAAAGCTCCTTGCTAATTAGTTGAGCAAGAgtcatcgttgtcatttttcaaaatacatGAGAGGAAAGAACCTCACCAATCATTTACACTTTGCCCTTCATTTCAAGAAGAAGCAGTGATTGCACGGTCAACAGCCCAACTGAAAAGTCAACCCACATTTCAGCGTCCCGGGTGATAGGATGTCCTCGTCCATATCGTCCAGGTCGTCGGACAATAGCAGGTGCTGCGGGGTCGCCGGTCGCAGACCCAGGAAGGATGGGTCCAAATTGAGGGCGGCGGCCAGCGCACCCAGACCCGGGTTGGTGACCAGACAGAAACCCGTCAGTGACTCGATGTTCTGCCAGCGGTGCAGCTTCTCGCGGAGCGCGGCCGTCACGTCGGCCAGGGCCTGTCTGGAGGAGGTGTCGGAATCTCGGTTTCATTTCGAATGTCTTGACAACATATAGGACCGCGGGTAAAGAGCGCTAACTTGGCAGAGAGGATCTTGTGGTCCACATCATCTAACGAGGAACTGTGAGCCACGTGAAACGTCCCAAAGAGAGAACTCCTCTTTTTCTTGATCTTCTCGGCCTGAAATATCAAGAAAAGCACTACTGTTGTGGAGATACATACTTACATGTATACATCTAGTgaggaaaataactatttgaacaccctgcaattTGACAAGTtcgcccacttagaaatgatgtgcGGGTTTGAAGTTTTTATGGTAGGTGCttttccactgtgagagacaatctaaagaaaaataaaccccaaaatcacagtgtatgattttttttaacaatttatttgtattatactgctgcaaataagtatttacacctgtctattagctagaattgtgagccccAAAGGCCTGTTAgttgcctttaaaaagtccaacaaacaagtggagtggaggtggactttttgagttGGACTTTTTGACCCGTTTGACGCAGTTAGCTGCGgttacctgtccaccccatacaatcaggaagtctccaattcctaacatggtcaagaacaaagagctgtccaaagactccagagacagaattgtagagctCTATAAGGCTGGACAGGGTTatggggcaattgccaagcagcttggcgatataagatccaccgttggagcaattattagaaaatggaagaagctaaacatgactgtcaatctccctcagactggggctccatgcaagatctacttcgtggggtctcaatggtcctaagaatggtgaagaatcagccaagaactacacaggaggaggtggtcaatgacctgaaaggagctgggaccaccatttccaaggtcaCTGTTGGTAAtccactaagacgtcatggtttaaaatcatgcatggcacggaaggttcccctgattaaaccagcacatgtccagacCTGTTTTAGGTTCGCAAATGACCATTTGGGTGATCCAGAGCAgtcatgggagaaggtcatgtggtcatatgagctcaaaatggaactttttgcacttaattccactcatagtgtttggaggaagaaaaatgatgagtgccaccccaagaacaccatccctactatgAGGCATGAgggggtagcatcatgctttgggggtgtttttctgcatatgggACGAGACGACTGCACTGCATTTACGAGAGAATGACCAcagccatgtattgtgagattttggggaataacctcctacCCTCAGTTCTAACATTGTAAATTAGttgtgactgggtcttccaacatgacaatggcacgaagcagacagccagaataaacaaggagtggcttcgtaaaaaatcATATGAAGGTTCTGGatgggcctagccagtctccagacctaaacccaataggaaatctttggaggaagctcaaactttGTGtatctcagtgacagcccagaaacctgattgatctagagaagatctgtttgaagcagtggtgcaaaatccctgctgcaatctgtgcaaacctggtgaaaagttacaggaaacgcttgacctctgtaattgtaatcaaaggctactgtatcaaatattaacattgaatctctcaagtgttcaaatacttatttgcagcagtataatagacTATAGACAGTATaataatcatacactgtgatttctttttgtcttttttagatAGTCTCTCACAgagtcacagtggacaagcatcgaccatgaaaatttcaaacccgcctttcatttctaagtgggagaaaaaaaagtgcaaaatcgcagggtgttctaatacttattttcctcactgtacgcACATGTATTCCCACAAAAGCAAAGGTAGAACATGTGAGGAAAAAGTAGTCATCTACTCACTCCTTCTCTGGCTTGCAGGAGCTGCCTCTCGGCGCTCTGCTTCTTGACGTTGTAGTACTGAACTTCTATCTCGTGCGTCAGCTGGAGCCACGTTTGCAGCGTGTCCGGCGGCGACCAGCGAGCCCGTGACTCCAGCTCTCTCTCTGCCTTTTTCAGTGCCGTCCTCACCTGTGATCACAGTCGCGGAAGTCAAACCTCAGGTCTCAATTTAGCGAGGCCACGGTCCCGGACCTTCCCTAACCTGCTCTAGTTCCTCCTCGGCGTACTTCTGGCGACTCCTCTCGTTTTCTGCACCTTCACGGAGCTCCTGGAGCCGCTGAGCTTCCTGCTTGGCGGAACTGATCTCATTCCTCAGCTCCTCCTCCACCTTCACTTTCTCCACCTGAACGGAGCGTTGATCCTCTTGGGCCTTTTGCAGCctcacaatgacaaaaaaataccaAATGTTTTAGTTCCTattgaactctttcagtgctattCACTATCAGCGCCCTAGAAAGGGATAACTTCACTGctactgacggcgatagatgtctagtccatttgaagtgggaagccTGAGCGGAGGAATGATGTCAATGGTATccagtaggggtgggaacctcttggttaccccacgatacgatacgatttccgatatgaagctcacgataacgatgatctcacaatatagcaatacagcgattatcaatgcattggtcaggaaatcacactacaaaaaaactaataaacagaaaaaacaagctatATTCATCCTTATGCTGTAAGtttatgtccagtccatttgaactgggagagtggcagcaaattaacccctcccacttcaaacagcctcctcccacttctatagaccctactcacgtgacgtcacagccacgcccctgcgccatgttgtccgtatactcgtcatgttaatgcattagcgcttcgtaaatccctcctattatggcgtgtttttctgctcgttaacattaataatcaaaatggtgaagtcgtgtgtggcggtcggttgcaaaaacagagaagatagacggaaagacttgaagttttaccgtattcctagagacccggagaggagaccgagattgactgctgcaattcgacgagaaaactgggctccaaacgactaccacagattatgtagtagtcattttatatctggtaagatgcatttaatatatatttagagggttttgggctgacaaccacaattaagatcattgctaggctaatcgccgacaacatacactcagacgttgtgaatgaactacctgaaaatatataattataaggggataataagacagttgtcatacaattaatttacaatttcactattgaggtcaaaagccaaaaaataaattcaactagggacaatctggagtagtgctatcgcacttcatatttattacatattatatatgtatgtagtgagagtgctatcgctaaaccatataaacattaaaacccctagctccattgacaaatgacagaaatacattagacttgacagtggatgttagcaagaacaaaagattttgaattgaaaatttcgtaactcaccttcccgagcacaagatagattcctgccgaattttcgtggacgaggacctgtttcacccaaccagcaacgaagtatttataagcctccaagctctttaagtttttcaaactttcgtgagaataggctgattttgtgtggacaagatagttgtaaatatcagggtagctagcagatgtcaggcaaagacggcgaagacagcgggtcgaaaaacatcgatttaggcatcaaatatggatctggcgaatggataaactgaagcttttccacataacgccttttatgcaacgcatccaatgagtttacagcgtcagataacaccggggcttccatgaattgctctataacttgcacgactaattgaaaacaatgagaataagtctaaaaaatacggacaatatggcggccggatacagcgacacgtcattttgtgacataggtgagtagggtctatagacatcagtggcagccaattaatGCCAGGCAAGGacgtgattttgggccattttaggtcattacctgttgatttttagtctcttcttgttgatttgggggcattttatgggcacttcctgttgattttggtttacAGAGCAAGAAGTGAGCCGGGAATCccacaaatgaataggcagtaacttaaactcaaaaggaagttatctgtaaatgccctaaaatcaacagaaagtgaactgcaaatgccctgaaaatcggaaaaagtgactgtcaatggctgccattgagttaactcaggggtctccaacccagtcctcaaggcccactgtgggtcctggtttttgttccagccgatccagcagagacagttgaaccaatgaggcgtctgctaaaacaagccacacctgactgcaatcaactgattgcacttgtaaaacaccagattggggaaaaagtgtcgtcatcttgtttggtaggaatgaaatcctgcacccacagtgggcctttgtggaataggttggggacccctgagttAACTGATACACTGTTATGTagtaagattttggtagcaacttgttgtttcattcttttttttttttttttttttttttaaacattgataccttttcaaaacgatatctcgattcttggcatgagcgtatcgataaccttttgggatgcaaagtattacgatatatcaccatttcgatatattgtcacacccctagtatccAGTGTGTTAATTTGAACACTGTCAGATTGTATTGTTATAAAGTGATGTCAGCAGGTGGCGCTGTCACCTCAATGTATGCAGCATGAAGCTAAAAGTCAAGCATACGCAAACACTGAGAGGAAACTGTGTGACTCATGGGTACATTAGCACCTGTTTGAGTCCAATTGAGTGACATTGGATCAGTGGAGCAGCTGAATACACGACAACAGACAACCATAAGGAGTCTGCAGTGTTAATCCCATTGTGCAGTATGTGCGCCTATGCACACACGCAGGCATTGGACACTCTGTAAAGGAAGCTCCTCGTCTCTCCATGTCCTTAAAAGGACTTTCAACTGGAATCCTCTTCACTGCTCATATGCACGCGCAGTCTGAAATCATTGCCTTTGTTCGACTCACTTCTCCTGCATGTCCAGCAGGCTTTGCTCGGCCCTCTGAAGTCCCTCCAGGTCCTTCATCAGCTTGCTCAGGTCATCCCTTGACCTCCTCGTCTGGACGTACGCAAACCAGCAGCCGCCCAGCGCGGCCAGAACAGACACGCCCAGAACAAGGTCCTTCCAGCGGTTCTGTCGGACTAGTCTCGCACGCAGACATACACACGCAGGGTTATATAAACAGACAGTAATAGACAGAGGGGGTGTCTAATTTGACCTTCAAAGAATGCTCTTTGGGTTTATACTTCCTTTTAGTTATCAATCGgacaaacaaaagtaacatttttgtaaatatttgatatCTTTTCTGGGAACAAAGCTGAGGAAATGACTTGTCAGTGAAATGTTTTGCATAACTGCAAATTCACAGTCTTCTTAAAATAACCCGCAGTTATTGGTGGCCGTACTTCCTGCTTTACGCAGAACAGTCCTTCATTTGAATGCCTAATCCTGTGCAGTTTAAAACAGGACTACAGgtacaacaactaatcgattagaaaataatcaacaactattttgattaaaaataatcatttaggaccttcttcaccttaaacttgtcgaaattcttgaaattataacatacagtggggcaaataagtatttagtcaacccccaattgtgcaagttctcctagttgaaaagattagagaggcctgtaattgtcaacatgggtaaacctcaaccatgagagacagaatgtggataaaaaaaaaaaaacagaaaatgacattgtttgatttttcaagaatttataaCCAAAtctgagtggaaaataagtatttggtcacctacaaacaagcaagatttctggctgtcaaagaggtctcacttcttctaacgaggtctaacgaggctccactcgttacctgtattactcAGTCACTCCTCGGTCAGTCacacattccaaactcca is a window encoding:
- the stim1b gene encoding stromal interaction molecule 1b isoform X2 translates to MARVCLWLLCVLSVWVGEGDRAQPDRQYHRSNQDSDLCTVDRQLCEDENALLSFEAIRSIHGLMDDDADGTVDAAETDEFLREDLKCHDPKAKHNSFHRADLHISVGDMWDTWKKSEVYNWTDEQLEEWLQLSVELPQYAESFRKHGLDGKALPRLAVKNATLTGTLLKISERSHAQKLQLKALDTVLFGPPPVRQNRWKDLVLGVSVLAALGGCWFAYVQTRRSRDDLSKLMKDLEGLQRAEQSLLDMQEKLQKAQEDQRSVQVEKVKVEEELRNEISSAKQEAQRLQELREGAENERSRQKYAEEELEQVRTALKKAERELESRARWSPPDTLQTWLQLTHEIEVQYYNVKKQSAERQLLQAREGAEKIKKKRSSLFGTFHVAHSSSLDDVDHKILSAKQALADVTAALREKLHRWQNIESLTGFCLVTNPGLGALAAALNLDPSFLGLRPATPQHLLLSDDLDDMDEDILSPGTLKYAAWQMDRRVSDLWPLGSIADNHSPWKLSAQNLIPLQQRMGDSTMMFSSQRDIMDRSDSDSPLPFYHGDSQSPYGSQARPPQGWSPGIERGVGGSMGKSSSLGELRGPSSAILASSCSTRSLCFTADTADSPVLYSAFPTHPRRSPVEEGREEGEASGGGRRRNAFNKIFKKKK
- the stim1b gene encoding stromal interaction molecule 1b isoform X1, whose protein sequence is MARVCLWLLCVLSVWVGEGDRAQPDRQYHRSNQDSDLCTVDRQLCEDENALLSFEAIRSIHGLMDDDADGTVDAAETDEFLREDLKCHDPKAKHNSFHRADLHISVGDMWDTWKKSEVYNWTDEQLEEWLQLSVELPQYAESFRKHGLDGKALPRLAVKNATLTGTLLKISERSHAQKLQLKALDTVLFGPPPVRQNRWKDLVLGVSVLAALGGCWFAYVQTRRSRDDLSKLMKDLEGLQRAEQSLLDMQEKLQKAQEDQRSVQVEKVKVEEELRNEISSAKQEAQRLQELREGAENERSRQKYAEEELEQVRTALKKAERELESRARWSPPDTLQTWLQLTHEIEVQYYNVKKQSAERQLLQAREGAEKIKKKRSSLFGTFHVAHSSSLDDVDHKILSAKQALADVTAALREKLHRWQNIESLTGFCLVTNPGLGALAAALNLDPSFLGLRPATPQHLLLSDDLDDMDEDILSPGTLKYAAWQMDRRVSDLWPLGSIADNHSPWKLSAAQNLIPLQQRMGDSTMMFSSQRDIMDRSDSDSPLPFYHGDSQSPYGSQARPPQGWSPGIERGVGGSMGKSSSLGELRGPSSAILASSCSTRSLCFTADTADSPVLYSAFPTHPRRSPVEEGREEGEASGGGRRRNAFNKIFKKKK